A window of the Gossypium hirsutum isolate 1008001.06 chromosome A03, Gossypium_hirsutum_v2.1, whole genome shotgun sequence genome harbors these coding sequences:
- the LOC121223593 gene encoding uncharacterized protein codes for MASGWVKSLHCKSRAFEDVYHPNPKHLIPSSSCRRSSQSIKDVIKATKKMPKNSNPKLFPRSNSQPESDSNNPPPRPRRSSSTSTTTTRSVRNPDPVLPSLTELPAGHPSRNVVEIIFHTSWSPKAFTGRIEMIFKVQNGPRTVARFDEYRETVKARSGSGGLVSGDEENARCVADGNEVMRFHCLGPTPGNCSMNEAWLFSSGKGAAICTYAGSGEAHESAGGGKGRKAMLVCRVIAGRVSKRVGFGYESLMDGRIGYDSVSGDNGELLVFDPRAVLPCFLIIYKL; via the coding sequence ATGGCAAGTGGGTGGGTCAAATCTTTGCATTGCAAATCAAGAGCTTTTGAAGATGTTTATCACCCAAATCCCAAGCATTTAATACCCAGTTCTAGTTGTAGACGAAGCTCTCAAAGCATCAAAGATGTTATCAAAGCCACTAAGAAAATGCCCAAGAATTCAAACCCGAAATTGTTTCCTAGGTCCAACAGTCAACCCGAATCCGATTCGAATAACCCACCGCCTCGACCTCGCCGGAGTAGTTCTACTTCTACTACCACTACACGTTCTGTTCGGAACCCTGACCCTGTTTTGCCGTCGTTGACTGAGTTACCGGCGGGTCATCCTTCAAGGAATGTGGTTGAGATTATTTTTCATACGAGTTGGAGCCCCAAGGCTTTCACGGGTCGAATTGAGATGATTTTTAAAGTTCAAAACGGGCCGAGGACAGTGGCCCGGTTCGATGAGTACCGAGAGACGGTCAAAGCTCGGTCTGGGTCGGGTGGTTTGGTTTCTGGCGACGAGGAAAACGCGAGGTGCGTGGCGGATGGGAATGAAGTAATGCGGTTTCATTGTTTGGGTCCAACTCCGGGGAACTGTTCGATGAACGAAGCGTGGCTGTTTTCCAGCGGGAAAGGAGCGGCGATTTGTACGTATGCCGGGAGCGGTGAGGCCCACGAGAGCGCCGGTGGTGGGAAAGGGAGGAAAGCGATGTTGGTTTGCAGGGTTATTGCGGGTCGGGTCTCGAAACGGGTAGGGTTCGGGTACGAGTCATTGATGGATGGTCGGATCGGGTATGACTCAGTGAGTGGGGACAACGGCGAGTTGCTCGTGTTTGATCCACGTGCAGTATTACCATGCTTTCTTATTATctacaaattgtaa